In one Magallana gigas chromosome 9, xbMagGiga1.1, whole genome shotgun sequence genomic region, the following are encoded:
- the LOC136271329 gene encoding E3 SUMO-protein ligase ZBED1-like, translating to MCAKDLRPLSIVNGVGFRNFVHSLDPTYVVPSHTTMKNYTNYYYGSLKQTVATELQSQSSLAFTTDTWTSCATEGYLTLTAHFIDSMWQLRYYVLATIEVKDHHTGENLANEIKCIVEDFGISNTPVSGITTDNAANMVTMTTHLDWPHIRCFAHTLQLSVKAGLKIKEISSAAAAARKLVGHFKRSSLASNELKSRQRQLDLPEHSLLQDVPTRWNATYIMFERLIEQRLAIFAVLHNNTITSPSDARILELPDQVWKVIEDLVPVLKPLQVATTTISGTSFPTLSMVYPIVIGLLKNHLNVQGEDSTVLVKFKEAVTKDLSSRFPKSDHDLATHHAVLTCALDPRYKSLKFMTDEQRNLVKSSIEKFDTQTEQVPVEPPVAVKSENTDNAESNKAEVNAMSFLLGDLVDLTGEEVDAEKSLVQEYEMFVRETAVKRNADPLDWWKNKADSYKKLAPIAKFFLCIPGTSVPSERVFSDTGNIVTKKRASLDPDTVNQLVFLRSVLSSTKTKVDSAEESVLPDDKNSASTSALEVKQERASEPPSPSKKESLPPLPLLEPDNDEDD from the coding sequence ATGTGTGCTAAAGATCTACGCCCCCTTAGCATTGTAAACGGAGTAGGGTTTAGAAATTTTGTCCACTCACTTGACCCAACATACGTAGTGCCTTCACACACCACCATGAAAAATTACACTAATTATTACTACGGCTCATTAAAGCAAACAGTAGCGACTGAATTACAGTCACAATCATCATTAGCTTTCACCACTGACACGTGGACATCTTGTGCAACAGAGGGGTACCTAACCCTGACAGCTCATTTTATTGATAGCATGTGGCAACTACGTTACTATGTCTTGGCTACGATAGAGGTAAAAGATCATCACACCGGGGAAAACCTTGCGaatgaaatcaaatgtattGTAGAGGACTTTGGGATCTCCAATACACCAGTGTCAGGCATAACAACTGATAATGCCGCCAATATGGTAACTATGACAACACACCTCGACTGGCCACATATTCGTTGCTTTGCGCATACTCTGCAGCTAAGTGTGAAAGCTGGACTTAAAATCAAGGAAATTTCTAGTGCAGCAGCAGCGGCCAGAAAACTTGTCGGCCATTTTAAAAGAAGTTCTCTGGCCTCTAATGAGCTCAAATCTCGTCAGAGGCAGTTAGATTTACCAGAACACTCACTACTTCAAGATGTCCCAACCAGGTGGAATGCTACATATATAATGTTCGAAAGGCTCATAGAGCAGCGCCTTGCTATTTTTGCAGTCCTGCACAACAACACCATTACAAGTCCTTCCGATGCGAGAATCCTAGAATTACCTGATCAGGTCTGGAAAGTCATTGAGGACTTAGTGCCAGTCTTAAAACCACTTCAGGTTGCTACAACTACAATAAGTGGAACCAGTTTCCCAACTCTCAGCATGGTTTACCCTATTGTTATTGGTCttcttaaaaatcatttgaatgtgCAGGGAGAAGACAGCACTGTTCTCGTTAAGTTTAAGGAAGCAGTTACCAAAGATCTGTCGTCTCGGTTTCCCAAGAGCGATCATGATTTAGCGACACACCATGCCGTTCTTACGTGCGCACTTGACCCACGTTACAAGTCCCTGAAATTCATGACAGATGAGCAGAGGAATCTCGTCAAATCAAGCATAGAAAAATTTGACACCCAAACAGAACAAGTACCAGTGGAACCGCCGGTTGCGGTAAAATCGGAAAATACTGACAATGCAGAGAGTAACAAGGCTGAGGTCAATGCAATGAGTTTTCTGTTAGGCGATCTAGTCGATTTAACGGGCGAAGAAGTAGATGCGGAAAAATCTCTTGTACAAGAGTATGAAATGTTCGTCAGAGAGACAGCGGTAAAGAGAAATGCCGATCCTTTAGACTGGTGGAAAAATAAGGCAGATAGCTACAAAAAACTGGCGCCCATTGCaaagttttttctttgtatacCCGGCACGTCCGTTCCCTCAGAGCGCGTCTTCTCGGATACTGGGAATATTGTTACGAAAAAGCGAGCAAGTCTGGACCCCGACACAGTTAATCAATTGGTATTCTTAAGATCTGTATTAAGCTCTACTAAAACCAAAGTCGACAGCGCAGAGGAATCAGTTCTTCCTGATGACAAAAATTCTGCTTCCACGAGCGCACTTGAAGTCAAACAAGAGCGAGCCAGTGAGCCACCAAGTCCGAGTAAGAAAGAAAGTTTGCCACCCCTTCCATTACTTGAGCCAGATAATGATGAAGATGATTAA